The genomic stretch TCGAGGCCGACCCCGAGACCAAGGCGATCGTCATGATCGGTGAGATCGGCGGCGACGCCGAGGAGCGCGCTGCCGAATTCATCAAGGCCAACGTCACCAAGCCGGTCATCGGCTACGTGGCCGGCTTCACCGCGCCCGAGGGCAAGACCATGGGCCACGCCGGCGCTATCGTCTCCGGCTCGTCGGGTACGGCACAAGCGAAGCAGGAAGCCCTCGAAGCCGCAGGGGTCAAGGTCGGCAAGACGCCGAGCGAGACGGCACGGCTGATGCGTGAGGTCATTCAGAACAGCTGACGGTTCGAGGTTCGTGGCCTCCCGTAACGTTTGGCTCGTCGCAACAGGAGAGCTATCCGTTACGGCAGGCCACGAACCTATCCATGCGGCGATACATCACGACGTGGTGAGGCGGTCGGCAGCGCGAGATAGCAAATCCATCATCTGATCGGCAGTGACGTCGTGGCCGGCGGCGCTGTCGATGCCGTGATTGACCACGGTCACGGCGTTGTCGCGCACAGCGATGCCGAACACAAACGAGATGCCGTACTCCTCGTCGCTCTCGCGCCAGGTTGTGATGGCCCGGTCGCCCTCGTCCACCGAGCCGGTGTTGTCGACCTCGCGTCCTCCCTCGTTGTAGGCAGCGGCGGCCGCGATGAGGTCCTCGTAGTGTGCCCGCGCCGTGTCGTCGTCCGGGAAAACGGCGATCTCCTGATCGACTCCGAGATAACCCGGGTCCGCCGATTGGTAGAACCGGCGCTGGAAGAACGTGGCGCCGTCGTCCTCCGGGTCGAGCGGCAGGTAGGTCAGCGCCCACCCCGCGGGGCCGGCACCGTCGTTGGCTTTCATCGGCTCACTGCCCTCGACGAGCTGGTCGAGACCGGTCGCCTGGACGACTCCGTCGAGCGTCAGCCAGCCGTCGATGTCACCGATCGGCTGCCGATCGGTCCGCTCGGGTGTCACGTCACCGACACATTCGGTCCCGAACGCCCCGCAGAGCCGGTCAGCCGATGTGACCAAGAAGTCAGGATCCATGTCGACGTTGTCGTCCAGGCCGGGGCCGCCGTTGACGACCACACTGATGAGATTGCCGGTCCGCACCATCTGGACGTGCACGACATTGGTTTCCATGAACTCATCAGCCGGCTCTTCGGCGGCATCGAAGTAGGTCGCCATCCACGCCTCGTCGCCGAGGCCGCCGACATTCCAGATTTGGCTGAATCCGGTGTAGGTGTCCTCTGCGCTGGCTTCCCGGTCCCGGACGCAGCGCTCAAACCCCGCACGGATCTCGGAGAACCGCCGGACCGGCTCGCCCGTCTCCTCGATGAACTGCAGGAAATGGCCTACCTGCCCGTCCTGCGTGTTCTCATAAGCGACGTACTCCGCGCCGTCCTCAGCGGTAGGGGCGCAATCGAAGGGCGTCTGCGCCGTGGAGACTTCTGACCACTCGGGAAGAACGTCACCAGGCTCGCCATCAGGGGTGATGTCCTCGGTGGTCAAAAAGGCGGCGGTGAGAATCGCCCGATCCGGCCGGTCCGGATCGGCGGTGCCGTCCGGGGTATCCGGCGTGGTCGGGACCGCCGTGGGGGACTGAGTCTGCGTCGGATGTGCCGGTTCCGGCGCGGTGAGCAGCTGGCCCTGGCCGATCGCCAGGACACCCAGGGCGACGATCACCACACCGCTGAGGCCCACCGCAGCGACTTGGCGACGGGTGCGTTGCGCGGCGCGGTGCCGGGCAGCCTCCGCTCCGGCGAGGTGCACGTCGTCGATGGCGCCGCTGAGGGCGTTCAGCCGGTTGCGAAGCTGGTCGTCAAAGCCGTTCATGGCTGTCGCCTCCCTTCGTTGGCCGGCCGTCGTCGTCGGTCAGTAGTTCGGCTAGCGCGGCGCGGCCTCGGGTCAGGCGGGCCTTGATGGTCCCTGACGGTGCGCCGGTCTCGTGGGCTACCTCATCGACAGTCATTCCGACCAGGTGGTGCAGGACGATGGCGCGGCGTTGTGCTTCGGGGATCTGGCGCAGCGCGGTGACGAGGGCGACGTGATCGGGGCTGGGCGGCGCGGTGGTTTCCGGTGCGCCGTACCGGCTGATGGCGGTGACGGCGTTTTTGGCTTTGCGCCAGCGGCTGGCGGCGATGCGCCAGGCGACGGTGCGGATCCAGGCTTCGGGGTTGTCGGCTTGGCTGACGGTTTTCCAGCGCTGCCAAGCGCGGGCATAGGCCTCTTGAGTGCATTCTTGGGCGTCGGCGAGGTTGCCGGTCATGGCGTACATCTGGTGCAGGACGCGGCGGTTCGACGCGTTGTAGAACGCGTCGAAATCCGCTACATCCATGGCGCCCCTCGCCTGTCTTCTCGAGCGATGGCCGGAACACCGGCGCATCCGCCTTCCAATCAGGAAGACGCGCAACCCAGCGAGCGGGTTGCATGGAAAATAACTGAGATGCCGCGGAGCATGACGGCCGGCCGAGGGTCCAGCCGTGCGGCCGAAGAGTGTCGCGACTCTCAGGGCCGATCTGCGCGCGCATCGGCGTGGGAAACGGCGCTTTCCTCCTTGACCGGCGAACATGAGAAGGTGCCGGACCTGCTCACCCGACCCTTGCTCCGCCGTGAAGACCCCGCGTGGGGCACACGGGTGCCGTGGTTCGCCTCGGTCCTGGCGTCCGGGTGGGTACTGGTCGCCACCCTGGCCATGAGCGCGCTTCCAGGGGTGGCTGTCTGGATCTCCGACGGCGCAGACGGGCCGCTGTCCGGTCCGCTGCGTTTCGGTGCGCGCCTGTGGCTGCTCTCCCACCGGGTGGGGCTGGACGTGGACGGCGCCGGCTTCGTCTTCGTCCCGTTGGGCTTGACCATTCTCTTCGTGCTCCTCATGTATCGCTCCGGACGATGGGCGGCGCATCAAGCCGGGACCGCCACGCCCAAAGGCATCGTGATGGTAGTCGGGCCGGCTGTGGGGTTGTACGCGATCGGCGCGGGTTTGCTGGCCGCGTTCGCGTCGTCGGGCGGTGTTTCGAGTTCACCGTTTGAAGCGGCCGGGTGGGCCGGGTTGTGGGCGCTCGGTGGATTTGCCGTCGGGGTCTTGCACGAGACCGGTTTCGACGAAGTGTGGCTGGGCCGGATCGCTCCAGAGGTGCGCGCCGCGCTCGCGGGCAGCGCTGCGGCCGTGGCCGGTCTGGTCCTGTTCGGTGCCACCTTGCTCGTCATGTCCGCGGCCGCGAACTCGGCGCAGATCGGCATGCTGGCCGACGCGCTGGATGCCGGACCCGTGGGGAATATCGCGCTGGCACTGGGCGGTGGCGCGGTCGTGCCGAACGCGATGATCTGGGCGGCGAGCTTTGCGCTCGGCCCGGGGTTCGTTGTCGGCACCGAGACGGTTGTGGCGCCGGCCGGTGTGGAGCTCGGTATGGTTCCGGCCCTCCCCGTGCTGGGCGCGTTGCCGGCCGATCTGCCTGGCGCGGTCATCTGGGCGGTGCTCGCCGGGCCGGTCGCCGCGGGGATTCTGGCCGGTGTGCTCGTGCAACGTCGTCTCCGGCCACACGAAGAGCCGATGTCTATCGTGATCCTCGCGGCCGGCGGTGCGGGCGCGGCGGCGGCGCTGGGAATGTCGGTGCTGGCCTTGCTCTCGGGCGGTTCGGTTGGTGCCGCGCGCCTTTCCGAGGTAGGGCCGGTGCCATGGGAAGTGGCCGCGATGACGTTCGTCGCCGTCGGCGTGCCATGCATGATCACCGCCGCGCTGCTGGCCTGGCGGCAGTCCGCTCCCGAATAGTGAACGCGGCCGAGCGCACTTGCGGGAGGAGTCGCCGGGTTTCGCGTGGCCGCTCACCGCTATCCTCGCATTGCGGGTGCTAGACAGATTCCGATCCGAGGAGAGCTGAGTGCGATATCGACCCCCCGAAGGGCGGTCATTCCGGCTGGTCGTGCTTCTCTCCGGCACTGGCAGCAACCTGGCCGCGTTGCTGGATGCATGTGTTGACCCCGCGTACGGCGCCACGCTGGTGGCCGTCGGCGCTGATCGCGACGGCGCTGGCGGGCTGAAGATCGCGGCGGAAGCCGGGATCCCGACGTTTGTCGAACGGGTGAGGGACCATCCCGATCGCAACAGCTGGGATCAAGAACTGACCGGACGGGTCGCCGCCTATGAGCCGGATCTGGTGATATCAGCGGGTTTTCTCAAACTGGTCGGCCCGGCGTTCCTCGAGCGTTTCGGCGGTCGCTACATCAATACCCACAACACGCTGCTCCCGGCGTTTCCGGGGATGAACGGCCCGCGGGACGCACTCGCCTACGGCGTGAAGATCACCGGCGCCACCCTTTTCTTCGTGGATGCCGGTGTCGACACCGGTCCGATCGTGGCCCAGGTGGCGGTGCCGGTGATGGAAGACGACGACGAAGCGACGCTCACTGAGCGGATCAAGGTCGCCGAGCGGGCCCAGCTCGTCGAGTGGGTTGGCCGCCTGGCGCGCGAAGGCTGGACTCTCAGCGGCCGCAGCGTCACCGTGCCGTAGCGCGTCACGGCCCGCCGGATGTCAGAGTCAAGCGGTTGACGGTGACCTTGCTCTCGACCTAGCCTCCTGAATCGGAAATTATCGGAAATCGACCGAAAATTTCCGGGCGATTCGGATGATGGTCTTATGTGGGTTCGGGGAAGGGCGCCATGAAAGACAGCGACGTCGACCTGTTCGAGCATCCGGCCTGGCTGCCGGACGCCGCCTTCGGTGTTCTCGGCTCGAAGCGGATACGTGTCGTGGGTGAGGCGCCTCTCGTGCAGACCGTTGGTCATGAGCTCGAGCGTTCGGTGGCGTTGTACGGAGGCAACATCGTCAGGCAGCCTGGTGATGGATCGGAGACCGGCTCCCAGGAACCCGACGAGGTGACTCTCACGACCGTCGACGGTGGCCCGGGCCGGGGCGATGCCGTTGCGCCGGCGATAGCAGAAGCCATGGCGCTGGCGACGCCTGGCGACCCGGCGGTGCGGGCGCTCGGAGCCGAAGGCTACGTGGTGGCCCGCCGGGACGGACACACGGCGATAGTGGCCGCCGACGCCCCCGGGATGCTCTACGGCATGTTCCACCTGTTGCGCCACCCTGGGTGTGTGTCCGGGCCGGACCAGCCGGCCCAGCGATACGAACCTCGCCACGCGCTGCGCATGCTCGATCATTGGGACAACATCGCGGTACACCCGGTGATGGGGCAGGTGGAGCGTGGCTACTCGGGCGGTTCGATCTTCTACGCCGACGGCGAGGTCCGTGCCGACCTGTCACGTGTGGAGCGCTACGCCCGGCTGCTGGCGTCCATCGGGATCAACAGCGTCGCCGTCAACAACGTCAACGTGCATGCGCGCGAGGCGCGGCTGTTGAGCGACGATCTGCACGCGGTCGTCCGGATGGCCGATGTGTTCCGCGCATGGGGGATCCGGGTGCATCTGGCGGTGAACTTCGCTTCCCCGATCATCCTGGGCGGGCTGCGGACGTCGGACCCGCTTGATCCGGACGTGGGGGCATGGTGGGACGAAGCCACGGCCCGGGTGTACCAGGCGGTCCCGGACTTCGGTGGCTACCTGGTGAAGGCCGATTCGGAAGGCCAGCCGGGGCCGTTCGCGTACGGGCGCGACCACGCCGACGGCGCGAACCTCCTGGCCCGCGCGCTCGCCCCGTTCGGCGGCGTCGTGCACTGGCGCGCGTTCGTCTACAACCATCGGCAGGACTGGCGGGACCGCTCCACCGACCGGGCACGCGCCGCTTACGACCATTTCGCTCCGCTCGACGGCCGGTTCCACGACAACGTGATCGTGCAGGTCAAGCACGGCCCGATGGACTTCCAAGTCCGCGAGCCGGTGTCGCCGGTGATCGCGGCGATGCCGGGGACCCGCTTAGCCGTGGAATTGCAGGTGACTCAGGAGTACACCGGCC from Phytoactinopolyspora mesophila encodes the following:
- a CDS encoding SigE family RNA polymerase sigma factor, with protein sequence MDVADFDAFYNASNRRVLHQMYAMTGNLADAQECTQEAYARAWQRWKTVSQADNPEAWIRTVAWRIAASRWRKAKNAVTAISRYGAPETTAPPSPDHVALVTALRQIPEAQRRAIVLHHLVGMTVDEVAHETGAPSGTIKARLTRGRAALAELLTDDDGRPTKGGDSHERL
- a CDS encoding cell division protein PerM, which produces MTGEHEKVPDLLTRPLLRREDPAWGTRVPWFASVLASGWVLVATLAMSALPGVAVWISDGADGPLSGPLRFGARLWLLSHRVGLDVDGAGFVFVPLGLTILFVLLMYRSGRWAAHQAGTATPKGIVMVVGPAVGLYAIGAGLLAAFASSGGVSSSPFEAAGWAGLWALGGFAVGVLHETGFDEVWLGRIAPEVRAALAGSAAAVAGLVLFGATLLVMSAAANSAQIGMLADALDAGPVGNIALALGGGAVVPNAMIWAASFALGPGFVVGTETVVAPAGVELGMVPALPVLGALPADLPGAVIWAVLAGPVAAGILAGVLVQRRLRPHEEPMSIVILAAGGAGAAAALGMSVLALLSGGSVGAARLSEVGPVPWEVAAMTFVAVGVPCMITAALLAWRQSAPE
- the purN gene encoding phosphoribosylglycinamide formyltransferase → MRYRPPEGRSFRLVVLLSGTGSNLAALLDACVDPAYGATLVAVGADRDGAGGLKIAAEAGIPTFVERVRDHPDRNSWDQELTGRVAAYEPDLVISAGFLKLVGPAFLERFGGRYINTHNTLLPAFPGMNGPRDALAYGVKITGATLFFVDAGVDTGPIVAQVAVPVMEDDDEATLTERIKVAERAQLVEWVGRLAREGWTLSGRSVTVP
- a CDS encoding alpha-glucuronidase; this encodes MKDSDVDLFEHPAWLPDAAFGVLGSKRIRVVGEAPLVQTVGHELERSVALYGGNIVRQPGDGSETGSQEPDEVTLTTVDGGPGRGDAVAPAIAEAMALATPGDPAVRALGAEGYVVARRDGHTAIVAADAPGMLYGMFHLLRHPGCVSGPDQPAQRYEPRHALRMLDHWDNIAVHPVMGQVERGYSGGSIFYADGEVRADLSRVERYARLLASIGINSVAVNNVNVHAREARLLSDDLHAVVRMADVFRAWGIRVHLAVNFASPIILGGLRTSDPLDPDVGAWWDEATARVYQAVPDFGGYLVKADSEGQPGPFAYGRDHADGANLLARALAPFGGVVHWRAFVYNHRQDWRDRSTDRARAAYDHFAPLDGRFHDNVIVQVKHGPMDFQVREPVSPVIAAMPGTRLAVELQVTQEYTGQQQHVCYLAPAWSEILRFQPWGPDGATVSDAADGGLAAVSNVGDDPFWTGHPLAQANLYAFGRLAWEPALDPVKVLDEWIGLSFPAADDVVRATLHDIMDGSWRTYEDYTAPLGVGFMVRPGHHYGPDVDGYEYTPWGTYHFADRDGVGVDRTRATGTGFTGQYPPPWRDVYESASDCPDELLLFFHHVPYDHVLHSGPTVIQHIYDTHFAGAEAVEAMTAAWETLRGRIPDTVFERVSERMREQLRCAREWRDQVCAYFYRKSGVPDAYGRTIF